From Dreissena polymorpha isolate Duluth1 chromosome 15, UMN_Dpol_1.0, whole genome shotgun sequence, a single genomic window includes:
- the LOC127859779 gene encoding uncharacterized protein LOC127859779, whose translation MSTNVFESALIGTSIWKVTPSDIDVSDASSLTVTMATNNYFNFDPNPNNLSVSVSSSLIAVPDQTLSFTVTDQCGNTATEDLTVVVENIAPVIQNLPNSTSLHENTVTSEYLYTVSVVDYGPVTCAINPASSNFLIRQAGASSAYWDIYTVSGCDFNYATGASIALNVKCTDTGGKSDTETFTVNLIQNEPPIIHNLPNSTSVHEDTDVETLIYVLNVTDADSPSLTCVFVTASTLFRLRMVTGGTKWGIYSVAGATFDYNAKNSYQLDVNCTDGRASDVDVFTVYLIRNDPPQLTNVPATISLSTSAPKGYDVYNVTSFDAPGAEGRADQLTYTITCVPTDCPFTILASGMLQLNKGITTLSLVGYDVSIEVCDHRNCGDIRILTVNIVEITDLPKITNLNQNLNVPENSATNHVLLTTACTDFDVPDDTLSYSMTCSPGTGNNMFLINSGRLGQYTWFL comes from the exons ATGTCGACAAACGTTTTTGAGTCGGCACTTATAGGAACTTCCATCTGGAAGGTAACGCCGTCGGACATTGACGTCAGTGACGCCAGCAGCTTGACTGTTACTATGGCAACGAATAACTACTTCAACTTTGATCCAAATCCAAATAATC TTTCAGTGTCAGTGTCGAGTAGCTTGATTGCCGTTCCCGACCAGACGCTGTCGTTCACGGTGACAGACCAGTGCGGGAACACCGCCACTGAGGATCTTACTGTCGTAGTCGAAAACATC GCGCCGGTTATCCAGAATCTGCCGAACTCGACGTCACTTCACGAGAATACAGTGACGTCCGAGTACTTGTACACAGTGTCTGTGGTTGACTACGGGCCTGTCACGTGTGCAATCAACCCGGCTAGCAGCAACTTCCTCATCCGACAGGCCGGGGCATCGAGCGCCT ACTGGGATATCTACACAGTGAGCGGTTGTGATTTCAACTACGCTACAGGGGCGTCAATCGCGTTGAACGTCAAGTGCACGGACACTGGCGGCAAGTCGGACACCGAAACGTTCACCGTCAACTTGATACAGAATGAG CCGCCAATTATTCACAACCTACCGAATTCAACGAGCGTTCACGAAGACACTGACGTCGAAACGTTAATTTACGTTCTGAACGTCACGGACGCGGATAGTCCGTCTCTTACCTGCGTCTTCGTCACAGCGTCGACGCTATTCCGTCTACGAATGGTGACCGGAGGTACAA AGTGGGGGATATACAGCGTCGCGGGGGCGACGTTCGACTACAATGCAAAGAACAGCTACCAATTGGACGTAAACTGCACCGACGGACGTGCTTCTGACGTCGACGTCTTCACCGTCTACCTAATCAGGAACGACCCGCCTCAGTTGACAAACGTTCCAG CAACCATTTCTCTGTCAACATCTGCGCCGAAAGGCTATGACGTGTACAATGTGACGTCATTCGACGCCCCCGGTGCAGAAGGAAGAGCGGATCAACTGACGTACACAATCACGTGTGTTCCGACAGATTGTCCGTTCACTATCTTAGCAT CGGGCATGCTGCAGCTCAATAAGGGCATCACTACCCTTAGCCTCGTCGGCTATGACGTCAGCATTGAGGTGTGCGATCACAGGAACTGCGGTGACATCAGGATTCTCACGGTTAACATCGTGG AAATCACTGATCTCCCAAAGATAACTAACTTGAACCAGAACCTCAACGTGCCTGAAAATAGCGCCACTAATCACGTGTTGCTGACCACCGCATGCACGGACTTTGACGTACCAGACGACACGCTGTCCTATAGTATGACATGTAGCCCTGGCACCGGAAACAACATGTTCTTGATCAACAGCGGAA GACTAGGACAGTATACATGGTTCCTTTAA